In Pseudoroseomonas cervicalis, the DNA window GGCGGCCTCGGCATCCCCTATCGCGACGAGGTGGCGCCGCCGCCCGAGGCGCTGGCCGGCGCCATCCAGGCGACGCTGGGCGGGCTCGGCCTGCCGGTGATGCTGGAGCCGGGGCGCTGGATCGCGGGGCCCGCCGGGGTGCTGCTGGCCTCCATCGTGCTGCAGAAGCAGGGGCGTGGCCGCCGCTTCCTGGTGGCGGACGCCGCCATGAACGACCTGGTCCGCCCCGCCATGTACGAGGCCTGGCATGGCATCCTGCCGCTGGACCCGAAGCGCCACGCGGCGCCGCTGGCCCCGGCCGATATCGTCGGCCCGGTCTGCGAGAGCGGCGACACCTTCGCCCGTGGCCGCGCCATGCCCGACATGGCTCCCGGCGATTTCATCGCGTTTTTAGATGCCGGTGCCTATGGTGCGGTGATGAGCAGCACGTACAACGCCCGCCCGCTGGCGGCCGAGGTGCTGGTGGATGGCAGCCGCCACGCCGTCGTGCGCCCCCGGCAGACGCCTGAGGACCTCCTGGCGCATCAGCGCCTGCCGGAGTGGCTGACCGCATGACCGACCCGCGCGATCCGCTGGCCCGTCGCCTCTCGCGCGGGCGGCGGCTCGCGCGCTGGGCCCTGGGGTGGGAGGCCCTCTGGCCCCGCCTCTGGCCCGTGCTCGGCCTGGCCGGGCTGTTCCTGCTGCTGGCGCTGTCGGGCGTCGTGGCGCTGCTGCCGCCCTGGCTGCATCTCCTTCTGCTGCTGGGTTTCGCCGCCGCCATCGGCGCCGCCGCCTGGCGCGGCTTCCGCGGCTTCGCCTGGCCGGGCGATGCGGCGGCCGAGCGGCGGATCGAGGCCGCCTCCGGCCTGACGCACCGGCCGCTCTCCACCTTGCGCGACCATGCGGTGTCCGAGGATCCGGCGACGCTGGCGCTGTGGCGGGCGCATCAGGCGCGGGTGCTGGCGGGGCTGGCCCGGCTGCGGGTCGGCAGGCCGCGTCCCAACCTGGCCGCGCGCGACCCGCGGGCGCTGCGCGCCGGGCTGCTGGTCGGCCTCGCCGCCGCCCTGGTGGTGGCCGGCGACAGCGGTGGCGAGCGCATCCGCCGCGCCCTCTGGCCCAGCCTGCAGGCCGCGCCCGTGGCGGCGCCGGCGCTGCGGCTGGAGGCCTGGGTGACGCCGCCCGCCTATACCGGCGCCGCGCCGATCTTCCTCGACCCCGCCGGCGGATCGCTCAGCGTGCCGCAGGGCTCCAGGCTGCAGCTGGCGCTGTCGGGCGGCCGTGGCGGCGTGCCGGAGCTGCGCCAGGATGAGAGCGGCGCGCCGATGCGCCAGCTCGACGCCGGCAGCTACGCCGCCGAGGCGGTGCTGGAACGGGGCGCCCGCATCGCCATCGCCCGCGACGGGCGGGAGCTGGCGGCCTGGAGCTTCGGCGTGCAGGCCGATGCGCCGCCCAGCGTCGCCTTCGCCGATCCGCCGGAGCCGAGCGGGCGCGGCCTGTCGATCCGCCTGCCCTGGCGCGCCGAGGATGATTGGGGCATCGCCGCCCTGCGCGCCGAGCTTCGCCTGGCCGAGCGGCCGGAGGGCGGCGCGCTGGTGCTCGACCTGCCGCTGCCGGGCGGCAATCCGCGCCAGCTGCGCGGCGTGGCGCAGCCCGACCTCTCGGCGCATCCCTGGGCCGGGCTGCCGGTGCAGATCCGCCTGGTGGCACGCGACGGCGCGCAGCAGGAGGGCTGGTCGGTCCCGGCCGGGCTGACCCTGCCGGAGCGCAGCTTCACCCACCCGGTGGCGCGCGCCCTGGTGGCGCTGCGCAAGGCGCTGTCGGTCGATCCCTCGGCGCGCGAGCCGGCGCGGCGCGGGCTGGACGAGCTGGCGGCACGGCCCGAGGCCTTC includes these proteins:
- a CDS encoding TIGR02302 family protein; translated protein: MTDPRDPLARRLSRGRRLARWALGWEALWPRLWPVLGLAGLFLLLALSGVVALLPPWLHLLLLLGFAAAIGAAAWRGFRGFAWPGDAAAERRIEAASGLTHRPLSTLRDHAVSEDPATLALWRAHQARVLAGLARLRVGRPRPNLAARDPRALRAGLLVGLAAALVVAGDSGGERIRRALWPSLQAAPVAAPALRLEAWVTPPAYTGAAPIFLDPAGGSLSVPQGSRLQLALSGGRGGVPELRQDESGAPMRQLDAGSYAAEAVLERGARIAIARDGRELAAWSFGVQADAPPSVAFADPPEPSGRGLSIRLPWRAEDDWGIAALRAELRLAERPEGGALVLDLPLPGGNPRQLRGVAQPDLSAHPWAGLPVQIRLVARDGAQQEGWSVPAGLTLPERSFTHPVARALVALRKALSVDPSAREPARRGLDELAARPEAFENDLTTFLALRVARHRLQRDRRPEAVAEAQALMWQIAVALEEGRTDRTARALAEAREALREALAEAERTPPDAEGRAELERRVEALREAVQRHLEALAERLRQENAEAMPFDPSQRLMDQRELDRRTQEMQDAAREGRTDRLQQELAELERMLDALQEGRVARSEGANGRSQRQQEQRERGQQQMGAVQDMVQRQGEMLDRAYRRDQSPQEGRQAEPRGLQQQRRQPPAAQQQQQQQQQQQQQQQQGDAAEAQRDGRQQRALRRALGELMQQFGDLTGEIPEALGRADQAMRQAQEALGQGRDPVPHQQQAIRELQEGGRQMAQSMQRQFGEGEGEGEGQGQAMEGQGQQPGQQGQERMTGQSQGRDPLGRPTREAPGANDQGSDTQVPQEAEMLRSRRIQEELRRRGAERERPAQELDYIDRLLRAF